Part of the Hevea brasiliensis isolate MT/VB/25A 57/8 chromosome 16, ASM3005281v1, whole genome shotgun sequence genome is shown below.
TGttgctttttttatttttcctcttcaaatatgAAATTTCCTTTTGCCAATGCAGATTGTGTTCATGGTGTTTACACCCTCTCTTATGTTCGCTAGTTTGGCCAAAACTGTGACACTCCAGGACATTATCTCATGGTAGGCATGCATCAAGTCTCGTGCATTGAACAGCCTATGAAACAATAAAAACTTAATAGAATGCATCCATTTAGCAATGGCATTCTATTAAGGTAGACAGcatatttaaatttaatcatattGTTTATAATTTTCAGGTGGTTTATGCCTGTTAATATTGGACTTACCTTCTTAATTGGAGGAATTCTTGGGTGGATAGTTGTTAAGATTCTGAAACCCCAGCCTCATCTTGAAGGGCTTGTTATCGCTACGTGTTCGTCAGGTAACTCAATTGgagaggctttttttttttttttttttttttttttctggtatCTATTCCATTTCTAATACATGTAGATTCAAATCCTCATGGCTCTATGTGCTTTGATGCTTTTCTAAATCAGGAAACTTGGGAAATCTTCTCCTGATCGTTGTCCCTGCAATCTGTAGCGAGGATGGAAGTCCATTTGATAGTGCCACTTGCAACTCTGTTGGACTCTCATATGCATCTTTTTCTATGGCGGTAAGGCAATAATTTCACTATCATACAAAATAAATTGATTGATTGGCTAAACAAATCCTTTCTCTGAGATATCCTCTCTGAATGTATTATGATCTCATTATTTCTTATCTGTTTTTGTCGACTGCAGCTTGGTGGTTTCTACGTCTGGACTTATACTTATCATCTGATACGGTCTTCAGCTGCGAAATTGCAAGCAATCAAAGCATTTGATGAGGTCTCAAAAGCACCCAACAATGATTTAGAAGCTAGTCAGGAAACTCACCTTCTCAAGGGAGAAGATCAGGAGCATGTTGCAATAGCTGTGGCATCAACCAAGTCCATTGATGATGATAAAGAGAGCCAAGCTGTAAGTGCCTTGTCCTCTGTAGACTGCAGTTCGCATTCTCCTTGTATATGCACAAGTGTCAATGGCCCTTATAACAGACTTCTATTACAGATTGTTTCGCAAGCGTCACACCATGAACATGGAAAAGAGGCATCCTTCTGGAAAAAATTGGTAGGATTTCTTCATCAGATTTTGGAGGAGATCTTGGCACCTCCCACAATTGCTGCTGTGAGTTTCCTTAACAATTTATTGATTGACAGGACCTGAAATGGTTGctacaaaagataattaatgaaTTTAGCATCTTCCCTCTTATATCAGATTTTCGGATTCATCTTTGGAGCAGTGACATTCCTGAGAAAGCTGATAATTGGTAGTGGTGCTCCCCTGCATGTGATCCAAGACTCCATCACATTACTTGGGTATGCATCATAAATTTATAATCTTTTTAGCGCGTAATTGGTccatttaaattaaattgtgGCAGGTCATCTGAAAATGTGGAAATATTTCTCTGTAGGGAAGGAACACTGCCTTGTATTACTCTTATCCTTGGAGGCAACCTCATTCAAGGTAAAAGGACCTTTTATATTTCACTGTTCAGTTCTAAAGAAATAGAAGAGAATGAAATCTAACTCTGTGTTtataaattgagaaaaaaaaaggtTTCAAGTCATCAAAAATCAAGCCATGGATCATCGTTGCTGTGGTTTTTGTTCGATATGTGGTACTTCCTGTAATTGGTCTTTGGCTTGTTAAAGCAGCTGGGAGTCTTGGCTTCCTTCCATCAGACCCTCTCTATCACTATGTGCTGATGATTCAATATACCATGCCACCTGCGATGAATATTGGTAAGGAATTATCAAATGAATCTttacataaataattaaagatcagaactgacttttggaaatgaaatgcagGTACAATGACCCAGCTGTTTAATGTGGGCCAAGAAGAGTGTTCAGTCCTCTTCATGTGGACATACTTGGGTGCAGCCTTAGCACTGACAGCCTGGTCAACTGTCTTCATGTGGATTTTGTCCTGAGCAAACCCAATTTGTCCCCAAACAACAACTATCAGCATAGGAGGATCATTATAGAATAGAAATAGCCTAGAAAATGCCCATTAATTGGGATGTGATTGGTTTGAGAAAAGCTCAAGTAAATAGCTATATATGTCACAGGGTTTGCTTTAATTTCTTGCTGTGACAGTTCTTGTACCTATTagagaagaagaggaaaaaaaaaaaaatgaacttcACCTTCTTGATAAATGGGCGTGACATCAAATCTTAGAACCCCATAACTCATCCCCTTTGCACAAAAATGGTGGCTCCTCGTATATCTTGAATTCTAATGGTGGCTCTCATCATGACCCTTCTTCACAAAAATAACAGATGAAACAAAGCCATAGCAAACCATTATCTCAAGATTTGCATTTGGAGGAACAACACTTCTCCTAGTGTGATTAAAGGATGCAATTACCATGGTGATAAGTGACATTAAAGGCATtgtaattgaatttattttattaaaaacgtTGATCCTATATTGTTAAAAATATATTAGACACCTCAAGATCATTATTGTACAAAAAACTGCAAGATTGAAGCGAGATTTAAGGAATCAAATCATGATGATGACAAACAGAAAAATGGTGTAATGGAAAGCAAAGCAAAGTTGAAAATGTTCAACTAGGAAAGAACCGATTGAGCAATTTGAGCACGCTTTTCATAAGGGCATGGATGTAGACTTCAGAACGCAACACTctcgtggtttttttttttttttttttgtctcctcCCATTATACTTTATCAGAGCTACAATCCCTGCAATTTTCTAGaagcagagagagagagatgaggctGATGCAGATGGACTTCTTCACCGGCATGGAGGAGCAAGGAATCACGGTGGCGATGGACATAGACGACGTAGACCCACTAGAGATCTTCAATGAGGGTATTATTAACGTCAACAATAAGATCGCCAACGTTGATTTTTTCAACAATATCAATGATTGTAGTCTGAGAATAGAGAGTACAACTTATTAACAATGATAATACCCAGAAATCTAAgtctaattcaattttttttttagctattctaataaaatgatcaAGGGGATAAATCATATCCTAACCCGTGATTTCATGTATGTTTGTCTATGTGAAATGACAAACTAGTGATAGTGATAAAATATCAAATAATGGATTTTACAAAACTTAATTAGATTGACatttaagattaaaaaaaatagttattatttttttgtaaaaaaattgtttttaatgtataataactatttttttaatcTTAATTGTCATTCTTTAATTGGATTGCTATTCCATATAATCTGCTTGCATGAAAGCAAACCGTTATTCCATGCAATTTTATAGGTTTCTGTCTCTTTTGCTCTGCTCATTCTAATTTCTAGTCAGTGAAACCTAACTGTTCTTTGGTCGTTTTACCGGCTGTAGACATCCATTTGGTGACCGTCTTGAACGTGATATGAATATTGTCAAAAGACAAAAAATGGATCTTTTCTAGTTGAATACATTCCAGAAGCTGAGGATCTTAAATCAGGTGAAGTagttaccttttttttttcaaattgtcTCTATCAAGCATGAGAAGCTAGATCCTCTATCTCTCTTTAACATGTTGTTAGGCCAAAGGCATTGCAAGTG
Proteins encoded:
- the LOC110669803 gene encoding protein PIN-LIKES 7, which gives rise to MGFWTLFEVASMPILQVLLISSLGAFMATNYCSLLTTDARRSLNKIVFMVFTPSLMFASLAKTVTLQDIISWWFMPVNIGLTFLIGGILGWIVVKILKPQPHLEGLVIATCSSGNLGNLLLIVVPAICSEDGSPFDSATCNSVGLSYASFSMALGGFYVWTYTYHLIRSSAAKLQAIKAFDEVSKAPNNDLEASQETHLLKGEDQEHVAIAVASTKSIDDDKESQAIVSQASHHEHGKEASFWKKLVGFLHQILEEILAPPTIAAIFGFIFGAVTFLRKLIIGSGAPLHVIQDSITLLGEGTLPCITLILGGNLIQGFKSSKIKPWIIVAVVFVRYVVLPVIGLWLVKAAGSLGFLPSDPLYHYVLMIQYTMPPAMNIGTMTQLFNVGQEECSVLFMWTYLGAALALTAWSTVFMWILS